The window TTTTTCGCAGCACACCGCTTTGCCGGCAGCCAGGGCGGCCATGGCCATCGGGTAGTGCAGGTGATTGGGGGTGGTGATGGCGACCAGATTGACCTTGGGGTCATCGATCAATTGTTGCCAGTCGCTGTGATGGGCGGCAAAGCCCCAGGCGTCGGCACAGTGGCGGGCACGCTGCGGATCGGCGTCGGCGAGGGCGGCGAGGGTGAGTTTGAACGGCAGTTCGAACACTGCACTGACATTGCGAAACGCCAAGGCATGGGCACGGCCCATGAAACCTGTGCCGATGAGACCGATACCGAGTTCGCGCATAGCCGTATTCCTTGGATTTTTATTTTCAGGAAGGCTATTTATGGAATAAAAATTCTCTATATGCAAATTCTAGAATAAATATTCAACCCGTGCAGGCGCTGCCGAGGCTGCTCCTACATGGGTTGGTTGCGATCAGGACAGGAAGCCGCCGTCCACATTCAGCGCCACGCCGGTGGTGTAGCTCGACGCGTCACTGGCCAGATACAACACCGCTCCGGCCATTTCGCTCGGATCGGCCACGCGCTTGAGCGGGATCTGCGTCAGCGCCTGCTTGAGAATTGCATCGTTTTTCACCAGCGCCGAAGCGAATTTGGTGTCGGTCAGGCCCGGCAGCAGGGCGTTGCAGCGGATGCCGAACTGCGCGCATTCCTTGGCGAAGACTTTGGTCATGTTGATCACCGCTGCCTTGGTCACCGAGTAGATGCCCTGGAAGATCCCCGGCGAAATACCGTTGATCGACGCGACGTTGATGATGCTGCCACCGCCGTTCTCGCGCATCAGCTTGCCGGCTTCCACGGACATGAAGAAGTAGCCGCGAATGTTCACGTCTACGGTCTTCTGGAACGCGCCGAGGTCGGTGTCGAGCACGTTGCAGAACTGCGGGTTGGTCGCGGCGTTGTTGACCAGAATGTCGAGGCGGCCGAACTGTTCCTTGATCCCGGCGAACACCTGGCTGATCTGTTCCATTTCGCCGATGTGGCAGGCTACGGCGGTGGCCTTGCCGCCAGCGGCGATGATTGCATCGGCGACGTGCTGGCAGCCTTCGAGTTTGCG of the Pseudomonas sp. Seg1 genome contains:
- a CDS encoding SDR family oxidoreductase; this translates as MSKTQLFDLDGKIAFVSGASRGIGEAIAKLLAQQGAHVIVSSRKLEGCQHVADAIIAAGGKATAVACHIGEMEQISQVFAGIKEQFGRLDILVNNAATNPQFCNVLDTDLGAFQKTVDVNIRGYFFMSVEAGKLMRENGGGSIINVASINGISPGIFQGIYSVTKAAVINMTKVFAKECAQFGIRCNALLPGLTDTKFASALVKNDAILKQALTQIPLKRVADPSEMAGAVLYLASDASSYTTGVALNVDGGFLS